One Defluviimonas sp. SAOS-178_SWC DNA window includes the following coding sequences:
- a CDS encoding cupin domain-containing protein yields MPLPDFILAFPAIDIPFPDDVVRTNVLRSDAGLAVFFTFLKDVNLPAHSHKGQWGTVLEGSIELTMNGETRIYRPGATYSIPSGVVHAVKISAGTVALDVFEEPDRYKLRG; encoded by the coding sequence ATGCCCCTGCCCGACTTCATCCTGGCCTTCCCCGCGATCGACATCCCCTTTCCCGACGACGTGGTCAGAACCAATGTCCTGCGCTCCGATGCCGGGCTTGCGGTGTTCTTCACGTTCCTGAAGGACGTGAACCTGCCCGCCCATTCGCACAAGGGCCAGTGGGGCACCGTCCTTGAAGGGTCGATCGAACTGACGATGAACGGCGAGACCCGCATCTACCGCCCCGGCGCGACCTATTCGATCCCGTCCGGAGTCGTCCACGCGGTGAAGATCTCCGCCGGGACGGTGGCGCTCGACGTCTTCGAGGAACCGGACCGCTACAAGCTCCGGGGCTGA
- a CDS encoding PfkB family carbohydrate kinase — protein MRARPDILCIGSVLWDIIGRSAVHMTAGADVPGRITRLPGGVAMNIAMTLARFGLRPALLSAIGRDPEGDELIAACARLGVATGHVYRSDDLPTDRYMAVEGANGLVAAIADAHSLEAAGDKILRPLGDGTLASAAAPWSGPVALDGNLTQGLLADIAASPLFVAADLRIAPASPGKAERLLPLLPVRNATLYVNLEEAGLLCQRRFASAPEAAEGLLDRGAIRVLVTDGGRKTADGATGGIVTAEPPAVLVTRVTGAGDTFMAAHIVAEMRGESREAALRSALDAAAHYVSGDIGS, from the coding sequence ATGCGCGCACGCCCTGACATCCTCTGCATCGGGTCGGTCCTTTGGGATATCATCGGCCGCTCTGCCGTCCACATGACGGCGGGCGCCGATGTCCCCGGCCGCATCACCCGGCTGCCGGGCGGTGTGGCGATGAACATCGCGATGACCCTTGCCCGGTTCGGCCTGCGCCCGGCTCTTCTCAGCGCCATCGGCCGCGACCCCGAAGGCGATGAACTCATCGCGGCCTGCGCCCGCCTTGGTGTCGCGACCGGCCATGTCTACCGCTCCGACGATCTGCCGACCGACCGCTACATGGCCGTCGAAGGGGCGAACGGCCTTGTCGCCGCCATCGCCGACGCGCATTCGCTGGAGGCCGCCGGCGACAAGATCCTGCGCCCGCTCGGCGACGGCACTCTTGCCAGCGCCGCGGCCCCGTGGTCCGGGCCGGTCGCGCTCGACGGCAACCTCACCCAAGGGCTTCTGGCCGATATCGCCGCCTCGCCGCTTTTTGTCGCCGCCGATCTCCGCATCGCGCCCGCAAGCCCCGGCAAGGCGGAGCGGCTTCTGCCGCTTCTGCCGGTGCGGAACGCGACGCTCTACGTCAACCTCGAAGAGGCGGGCCTCCTCTGCCAGCGCCGCTTCGCGTCGGCACCCGAGGCCGCCGAGGGACTTCTCGACCGTGGCGCGATCAGGGTCCTTGTCACCGATGGCGGTCGCAAGACCGCCGATGGCGCGACGGGCGGCATCGTGACGGCCGAACCGCCCGCCGTCCTCGTCACCCGCGTCACCGGCGCGGGCGATACCTTCATGGCGGCCCATATCGTCGCCGAAATGCGGGGCGAGAGCCGCGAGGCCGCGCTCAGATCGGCGCTCGATGCCGCCGCCCACTATGTCTCCGGAGATATTGGCTCATGA
- a CDS encoding pseudouridine-5'-phosphate glycosidase → MTDLPLTVAPEVADARAKGAPIVALESTIITHGMPYPQNLETARRVEAEVRASGAVPATIAVMAGRIHIGLTEAELDALAKASGVMKLSRADLAACLAAGRTGATTVAATMIAARLAGIAVFATGGIGGVHRGAETSFDISADLRELSETPVTVVAAGAKAILDLPKTLEVLETFGVPVIAYGQDSFPAFWSRDSGLAAPLRMDTADEIAAAHLIRGRLGLPGGQLVANPIPEAAEIPRAVIVPVIEKALAEAGAQGIAAKEVTPFLLSRIFELTDGRSLDANIALVMNNARLGAAIAAGIAAAT, encoded by the coding sequence ATGACCGACCTGCCCCTGACCGTCGCCCCCGAAGTTGCCGACGCGCGCGCCAAAGGCGCCCCCATTGTCGCGCTGGAATCAACAATCATCACGCACGGTATGCCTTATCCGCAGAATCTGGAAACGGCCCGCCGGGTCGAGGCCGAGGTTCGCGCATCCGGCGCCGTGCCCGCCACCATCGCGGTAATGGCCGGCCGGATCCATATCGGCCTCACCGAGGCCGAGCTTGACGCCCTCGCAAAGGCAAGCGGCGTGATGAAGCTCTCCCGCGCCGACCTCGCGGCCTGCCTCGCCGCCGGCCGGACCGGCGCCACCACCGTCGCCGCGACGATGATCGCCGCCCGCCTCGCCGGGATCGCGGTCTTCGCCACGGGCGGCATCGGCGGCGTCCATCGCGGCGCCGAGACGAGCTTCGACATCTCCGCCGACCTGCGCGAGCTGTCCGAGACGCCCGTCACGGTCGTGGCCGCCGGGGCCAAGGCGATCCTAGACCTGCCGAAGACGCTCGAGGTTCTGGAAACCTTCGGCGTCCCGGTCATTGCCTATGGTCAGGACAGCTTTCCGGCGTTCTGGTCGCGCGATTCCGGCCTTGCGGCGCCGCTCCGCATGGACACCGCGGACGAGATCGCCGCCGCGCATCTGATTCGCGGACGGCTCGGCCTGCCGGGCGGCCAGCTCGTTGCCAACCCGATCCCCGAAGCCGCCGAGATTCCGCGCGCGGTCATCGTCCCGGTGATCGAGAAGGCGCTGGCCGAGGCTGGCGCGCAGGGCATTGCCGCCAAGGAGGTCACGCCCTTCCTGCTCTCCCGCATCTTCGAACTGACCGACGGTCGGTCGCTCGACGCCAATATCGCCCTCGTGATGAACAATGCCCGCCTCGGTGCCGCCATCGCGGCCGGGATCGCGGCCGCAACCTGA